The following are encoded together in the Pedobacter steynii genome:
- a CDS encoding FecR family protein — protein sequence MNELLNERLELAASEEVDQGRLSKWKEEWSLKFQAESENPAAENETRHAEGKKTRLNVFLRYAAVFTALILGIGIYSISIRKNKSAQPDALELVQRNPLGRHSSFSLADGTKVYLGPGSALSYSADFSGNKREVILKGEAYFEVTKNREKPFMIYTENLRTQVLGTTFKVSSFQGSPILVSVTSGKVRVDRLADGEAQELAVLNPGEQVSYNQHSGAQKSSFNIENVKNWKQGQLIFDGTPLLELTNQISRWYNVSINISSESLKQIPITVTLDGNMPVYQFLDGLSASFGFNYKIKDQVITIY from the coding sequence ATGAATGAACTGTTAAACGAACGTTTGGAGTTGGCAGCCAGTGAAGAGGTTGATCAGGGAAGACTTTCCAAATGGAAAGAGGAATGGAGTTTGAAATTTCAAGCGGAATCTGAAAACCCTGCGGCAGAAAATGAAACACGCCATGCAGAGGGAAAAAAAACACGGCTAAATGTATTTTTGCGTTATGCTGCTGTCTTTACAGCCTTGATTTTGGGCATTGGAATTTACAGTATTTCAATTAGAAAGAATAAATCTGCTCAGCCCGACGCTCTGGAGTTGGTGCAAAGAAATCCGTTGGGTCGTCATTCCAGCTTTAGCCTGGCGGATGGAACGAAAGTTTATCTCGGTCCAGGCAGTGCGCTATCTTATTCTGCAGATTTCTCCGGAAACAAAAGAGAAGTGATCTTAAAAGGTGAAGCCTATTTTGAAGTAACAAAGAATAGGGAAAAGCCATTCATGATATATACTGAAAATTTAAGAACTCAGGTATTGGGTACAACCTTTAAGGTCAGCTCCTTTCAGGGAAGTCCGATTCTGGTTTCGGTAACCAGTGGTAAAGTAAGGGTAGACCGGCTTGCTGATGGTGAAGCTCAGGAATTAGCAGTTTTGAATCCTGGCGAACAAGTATCCTATAACCAGCATTCCGGAGCACAAAAATCCAGTTTCAATATTGAAAATGTAAAAAACTGGAAGCAGGGGCAACTGATTTTTGATGGTACACCACTTTTGGAACTCACCAACCAAATCAGCAGGTGGTATAATGTATCTATAAACATCAGCTCGGAATCATTAAAGCAAATTCCTATCACAGTAACTCTTGACGGAAATATGCCTGTATATCAATTCCTGGACGGATTAAGTGCTTCGTTTGGATTCAACTATAAAATAAAGGACCAGGTCATTACCATCTATTAA
- a CDS encoding DUF6266 family protein: MAKASNGPLGALNGKLRNLVFYMLNGQPVVRTIGDPGKPSRNQLANRQAMSVTMGLVSSITDFTSVSFELEAKGTVRNAHNLATSYIKKQALKGEYPNISVDYSKVILSNGSLPGAADLKIEKKEKGVLLSWDTTGSDDDIVMILLCHPLQKRATSCINAGRRDAGSYFIGLREDYLEEPIEAYICFRAADGKAISNSAYVGNLNGEIESPEERAQNKKYQLIKQRFDVVESDYLQQLKDNWGQRVDSKAFRNLEKEYEVLKNKLEHLPGKPG; this comes from the coding sequence ATGGCAAAAGCATCAAATGGCCCTTTGGGGGCCTTAAACGGAAAATTACGAAACCTGGTTTTTTACATGCTCAACGGGCAACCTGTTGTTCGTACCATTGGCGATCCGGGTAAACCCAGCAGAAATCAACTGGCCAACCGTCAGGCAATGTCGGTGACGATGGGACTGGTAAGCAGCATCACTGATTTTACCAGTGTCAGTTTTGAACTGGAAGCAAAAGGAACAGTCAGAAATGCCCACAATCTGGCCACCTCTTATATCAAAAAGCAGGCTTTAAAAGGGGAATATCCCAATATTTCGGTTGATTATAGTAAGGTGATCCTGAGCAATGGCAGCCTGCCTGGTGCTGCTGATCTGAAAATAGAAAAGAAAGAAAAAGGCGTGTTGCTGAGCTGGGATACTACAGGTAGCGATGATGATATCGTAATGATTTTGCTTTGTCATCCTTTACAAAAAAGGGCCACTTCCTGTATCAATGCAGGTCGCAGAGATGCGGGATCCTATTTTATCGGCTTGCGTGAAGATTACCTGGAGGAACCAATAGAAGCTTATATCTGTTTTCGGGCAGCGGATGGTAAGGCCATCTCCAACAGTGCTTATGTTGGCAACCTGAATGGAGAGATCGAGAGTCCGGAGGAGCGCGCGCAAAATAAGAAGTATCAGCTGATTAAACAGCGCTTTGATGTGGTAGAGTCCGATTATTTACAGCAATTGAAGGATAATTGGGGACAACGGGTAGATAGCAAAGCGTTCCGGAATCTGGAAAAGGAATATGAAGTGCTAAAGAACAAACTGGAGCATCTTCCGGGGAAACCAGGTTGA
- a CDS encoding helix-turn-helix domain-containing protein produces MLLPTVGIEQIFNLPYTKEDFKIVRHQPINMPSIPHAHKHDFYMILLIEKGSGIHTIDFKAHKVKDKMIFFLAPGQAHQWELSKDTSGYQLMFSLKFLLPGSQRFPYFNLSASPFLPLNDTQYENLVQELEKMEQEVVDSEDLYIDILQSRLQLVLLLIKRWYSENFEVQEFAPDHRIINNFLGLLETHYTSHSEVSFYANEMSVTANYLNQVCRKKSGITAGDYIRERILLEAKRMLTFTKLDIKEIAYTLGFNDTSYFSRFFRKYTSSSPQEFRKMNN; encoded by the coding sequence ATGCTGCTACCAACTGTCGGTATTGAACAAATATTCAATCTTCCCTATACAAAAGAAGATTTTAAAATCGTCCGTCATCAGCCGATCAATATGCCTTCTATTCCTCATGCCCATAAGCATGATTTTTATATGATCTTACTCATTGAAAAAGGAAGCGGCATACATACCATAGATTTTAAAGCACATAAGGTAAAGGATAAAATGATATTCTTTCTTGCTCCGGGGCAAGCCCATCAGTGGGAACTTTCAAAAGATACATCAGGCTATCAATTGATGTTTTCTTTGAAATTCTTATTACCTGGGAGTCAGCGTTTCCCTTATTTTAATTTATCAGCCTCTCCTTTTCTGCCACTGAACGATACCCAGTACGAAAACCTGGTCCAGGAGCTTGAAAAGATGGAGCAGGAAGTGGTTGATTCCGAAGACTTGTATATTGATATCCTTCAGTCCCGTTTACAACTGGTCCTCTTATTAATCAAAAGATGGTATAGTGAAAATTTTGAGGTACAGGAATTTGCTCCTGATCATCGCATTATCAATAATTTTCTAGGCCTTTTGGAAACACATTATACCAGCCACAGTGAAGTTTCATTTTACGCCAATGAAATGAGTGTAACTGCAAACTACCTGAATCAGGTTTGCAGGAAAAAATCCGGAATTACCGCCGGGGATTATATCAGAGAGAGAATTCTATTGGAAGCCAAAAGAATGCTGACATTTACGAAACTCGACATCAAAGAAATTGCCTATACCCTTGGCTTTAACGATACCTCTTACTTTTCCCGTTTTTTCAGGAAATATACCAGCAGCAGTCCTCAGGAATTCCGAAAAATGAATAATTAG
- a CDS encoding ankyrin repeat domain-containing protein: protein MNYRITYLVALLISSLCTFTACSQEKTMEPTNTGVFDIIAAKNTNKLEQWISSQKNLEVRNEKGETPLMAATYLNNLPMVKLLINAGASVNAQDKILNSPFLYAGASGYLDIVRLCLKAGADYKIFNRYNGTALIPACEKGHVEVVAELLKDKAYPINHVNRLGWTALLEAVILSDGNSKQVQIIKMLIEAGCDVNIADKDGVTALAHARRQNFKEIITLLENASSKK from the coding sequence ATGAATTACCGAATTACCTATTTAGTTGCTTTGCTGATCTCCAGCTTATGCACTTTTACCGCATGTTCACAAGAAAAAACCATGGAACCTACGAATACCGGAGTCTTCGATATCATCGCAGCAAAAAACACAAACAAACTTGAACAATGGATTTCCAGTCAGAAGAATCTGGAAGTAAGAAACGAAAAAGGAGAAACGCCTCTTATGGCTGCTACCTATTTAAATAACCTGCCCATGGTGAAGTTATTGATTAATGCCGGCGCCAGTGTAAACGCTCAGGATAAAATATTGAATAGCCCTTTCTTATATGCCGGAGCCTCGGGTTACCTGGATATCGTGAGGCTTTGCTTAAAAGCAGGTGCAGATTATAAAATTTTTAACAGGTATAATGGCACCGCACTTATTCCTGCTTGTGAAAAAGGCCATGTTGAGGTAGTTGCAGAACTCTTGAAAGACAAAGCTTATCCCATTAACCATGTGAACCGCCTGGGTTGGACCGCACTGCTCGAAGCGGTGATTTTAAGCGATGGCAACAGCAAACAGGTACAAATCATAAAAATGCTGATCGAGGCTGGTTGCGACGTCAATATTGCGGATAAGGATGGCGTTACTGCTCTAGCCCATGCACGTCGGCAAAACTTTAAAGAAATCATCACGCTATTAGAAAATGCGT